AGCGGATGACGAGACTCGAACTCGCGACCCTCACCTTGGCAAGGTGATGCGCTACCAACTGCGCTACATCCGCATTGCCCCGCGAACTTTGTACCGTTGCGGTGCGAGAAGAAACATTATCGTGCTCCGCGCCAGTTTCCAAATCCCCAGCCCAGCGGCATTCTTTCCGGTACCGATTTTTCACATTTGGGCCATCCCAAAACACACTGGTGTGATTCTCCGAAGGCAGTGGACCACAGGCCGCCTCCCTCTGATGTGTACCACTGCCCAGCCAATTAGGTGTTTGAATTTGGCGCGGTGTAGATTAAGCCACCGCAAGGTCCTATAGCTCAGTGGGAGAGCGTTCCGTTCACACCGGAAAGGTCACTGGTTCAATCCCAGTTAGGACCACAATCTCCCGCCCATCGCTCCCCTCCATAGGAGCTTGGGCGGGTTTCTCTATATGTCTGTAAAGTGTCCCGACGTGTTGTGGATTCTCTTAGGCATTATCGCCGGACTCGTTCTACCCGTTCAGACCCTGGTTAATACGCGCCTTCGCGCATCTACTGGCACGCCGTTTTCCTCTTCGCTCATCTCGTTTGCCGTGGGCACGTTGACTTTGCTTGTCATCGCGACAGCCGTCACCGGCGGCGAGTTTGGCATTTCCCGCGCCTTTGGGGAACCGCTGTGGGTTTGGTTCGGTGGTCTGCTCGGCGTGGTTGCGCTTACTGGAAATATCCTGTTGTTTCCTCATTTGGGCGCGGTCCAGACCGTAGTCCTTCCCATCGCGGGCCAAATCATGATGGGCCTTGTCATCGACCACTTTGGGCTGTTTGACTCCCCCACTTCCCCACTGTCCCTGGTACGCGCCCTTGGGGCACTAATTGTCCTCGGTGGAGTGATTTCTATCGTCGCCAGCCCCGGCGCGCCGACGAAGCAAGAAGACAGCGCTACGGCGTTGTGGCTTTGGCGCCTCGCAGGTTTTGTCTTTGGCTGCTTTACCGCAAGCCAATCCGCCATTAACGGCCACCTGGGCCAGATTACCGGGTCGCCCGTGAGTGCGGCTTTGGTGTCTTTTGGCATTGGCGTTTCCGCGCTCGTAATGCTCAATATTGTTTTGCGCTGGCGCCCTCGCATTGAGCGTCCCGAGGGAAAGGCTAACCCCTGGTGGATGTGGGCAGGCGGCGCCTTGGGAGCCTTATTTGTCTTTGGCAACGCGGCCTTAGTACCACAAATTGGCACTGGGCTTACTGTGGTGGCAACCCTTCTCGGTTCCATGTTGGGGTCCGTGCTCATTGATCGCCTGCGGGGTGCGCGAGTCGCAATGCGCCAGGTAGCCGGCATTGCAGTGATCTTGCTTGGTGTAATACTCATCCGCCTGGTGTAAGCCCCTCTCCTGTGGCTATGCCCGGTACTTTGCCGTGCTGGGTATCTGGTGCCTTGACTAGGCTGGGAAGGCATGGATATCTCTTCGCTATTGGGCCCCGATTCCGGTGATGTATTCACCGTCCGCACAAATATGGTCAGCACACTAACTGGATCGGCAACCATGAACCACGTTTCCGAGGACATGGGAAATGACACTGATGGGCAGCTTTTTGCTGCGCTACGTAATTGGGCAGACGTCGTGTTGGTGGGCGCGCAAACGGTGCGCGCGGAGGACTACTCCGGAGTAAAACCTAACGGGGATGGTTCGCGGCCGGCTCCTATTGCCGTGCCTTCCCGCAGCCTTGATTTCGATATCACCTCGGACTTCTTCACGGATTTTACTACACCGCCCATCATCCTGATCCCCCATAGCAGCCGGGACGATCAAGAGCTCGCAAAGCGCATCGCGACCATCGAATCCACAGGCGCGGAAGTCTGCGATGCTGGCGAAGGAACCGTGCAGGACTACATATCTGTCTTAAAGGACCGCGGGTTTAAGCGCGTGCTCTGCGAGGGCGGGCCAGGAATGATTGGGCAGTTGGTAGATGTCGATGCCATCGACCAGATGTATCTGACCCTGGACCCACATCTATCCACCGGTGTGGAAACTCCCATGGCGACGTTTAAGGGCGAGCATTCCCATCGCCGCATGCAGTTAGAAAATGTCGTGGCCGATCACGATGGCACGGTGTTTCTGCGGTATTCCCGCGCCCGCTAGGCCGTAGACTAAGGGGCCGTGAATTCCCGAATCAATGTCGCCGCCTGGCCCGTGGCCATCCTGCTTGTTGTGCATCGCGTGTTCATCATCGCGCGCAATGGCACGCCGACGGATGATTTCACCACCGTGTATAACGCTGTGGCACGCATGTCCACTGGCCAGCCGGTCTATGAGCAGGCTTATAACCACGTGGACCCGCTGTACCTGTATACCCCGGGGGCCACGCTGCTGCTCGCACCGCTAGCTCATATTGATTTTTCGCTAGCACGGGGACTATTCATCGTCGCCAACGCTGCTGCAATCGTGGCAGCGCTAGCGGTGCTCACCCTTACGGTGGGCCGTAAACTTACTTCGGCAGTGTGGCCAGTATCTATCGCTTTGGCCTTTGTCACGGAATCGGTGACCAATACGCTCGCTTTTACCAATATCAACGGCATTCTCTTGCTATACATGGCAGTGTTCTTGTGGGCTTTCGTGCGCGCCGAGCGCACCCCATGGCTGGGCTGGGTGGCAGGCGTGGTCATTGGCTTGGCCATCGTCATTAAGCCGCAATTTGCGCCGTTGCTCTT
This genomic stretch from Corynebacterium tuberculostearicum harbors:
- a CDS encoding pyrimidine reductase family protein, which produces MDISSLLGPDSGDVFTVRTNMVSTLTGSATMNHVSEDMGNDTDGQLFAALRNWADVVLVGAQTVRAEDYSGVKPNGDGSRPAPIAVPSRSLDFDITSDFFTDFTTPPIILIPHSSRDDQELAKRIATIESTGAEVCDAGEGTVQDYISVLKDRGFKRVLCEGGPGMIGQLVDVDAIDQMYLTLDPHLSTGVETPMATFKGEHSHRRMQLENVVADHDGTVFLRYSRAR
- a CDS encoding DMT family transporter, which translates into the protein MLWILLGIIAGLVLPVQTLVNTRLRASTGTPFSSSLISFAVGTLTLLVIATAVTGGEFGISRAFGEPLWVWFGGLLGVVALTGNILLFPHLGAVQTVVLPIAGQIMMGLVIDHFGLFDSPTSPLSLVRALGALIVLGGVISIVASPGAPTKQEDSATALWLWRLAGFVFGCFTASQSAINGHLGQITGSPVSAALVSFGIGVSALVMLNIVLRWRPRIERPEGKANPWWMWAGGALGALFVFGNAALVPQIGTGLTVVATLLGSMLGSVLIDRLRGARVAMRQVAGIAVILLGVILIRLV